Proteins from a single region of Streptomyces vinaceus:
- a CDS encoding glycosyltransferase, with product MKAVIYSNHGSRGDIQPYLALAYALNQAGHTAVLAGPRRFGPFAAEYGVQFAPLNDDMMDLHARRDVQEILMNNDNPTPEQVKLRESIGNELLPRLYPIILREMWEAAADGADMIVYSHSSRQAIHQIAERLGVPHVLAPLYPHFVPSRDYPAGVGLSSGPDNLADHERAAREPLDARTHAMVTAWRAETLGLPPRHDEMDWRHFPDGTPTPVIHGFSPHVLKHSEDWPEWVHTTGFWSLPAQSSWQPPVELQQFLDGGEPPVFVGFGSMRGLDPEGVGRTVLEAVRNTGNRAVVVEGWGGIKITDSADDVYVATDVPYDWLFPRVKAAVHAGGTGTHNAALLAGIPQVSCPFHREQLMWAEYLEEIGVAPAPIQLRNLTTEGLTAAIRTATTDPAIARAVAEIAEKVRGDDGCGTAVNVLEKIHANRGRLVS from the coding sequence GTGAAAGCGGTCATCTATTCGAATCACGGCAGCCGGGGGGACATCCAGCCCTACCTGGCACTGGCCTACGCCCTCAATCAGGCGGGCCACACCGCCGTCCTGGCCGGACCGCGCCGCTTCGGCCCCTTCGCGGCCGAGTACGGCGTCCAATTCGCGCCGCTCAACGACGACATGATGGATCTGCATGCCCGGCGTGACGTGCAGGAGATCCTCATGAACAACGACAATCCCACGCCGGAGCAGGTGAAACTGCGGGAATCCATCGGCAACGAACTGCTTCCCCGCCTTTACCCCATCATCCTGCGTGAGATGTGGGAGGCCGCCGCAGACGGCGCCGACATGATTGTCTATTCGCACTCCTCCCGCCAGGCGATCCACCAGATCGCCGAGCGGCTGGGCGTGCCCCACGTACTGGCCCCGCTCTACCCCCACTTCGTCCCGTCACGCGACTACCCGGCCGGAGTGGGCCTGTCCTCGGGGCCGGACAACCTCGCGGACCACGAGCGGGCCGCCCGCGAGCCGCTCGACGCCCGCACCCATGCCATGGTGACGGCTTGGCGCGCCGAGACGCTCGGACTGCCGCCCCGCCACGACGAGATGGACTGGCGCCACTTCCCGGACGGCACTCCGACCCCGGTCATCCACGGCTTCAGCCCGCACGTGCTGAAGCACTCCGAGGACTGGCCCGAGTGGGTCCACACCACCGGCTTCTGGTCGCTTCCCGCGCAGTCCTCGTGGCAGCCGCCGGTGGAGCTGCAGCAGTTCCTCGACGGCGGAGAACCTCCGGTCTTCGTCGGATTCGGCAGCATGCGGGGGCTCGATCCGGAGGGCGTGGGCCGCACCGTGCTGGAGGCGGTGCGCAACACCGGCAACCGGGCGGTAGTCGTCGAAGGCTGGGGCGGGATCAAGATCACCGACTCGGCGGACGACGTGTACGTGGCGACCGACGTGCCCTACGACTGGCTGTTCCCGCGCGTCAAGGCCGCCGTCCACGCCGGTGGCACGGGCACCCACAACGCAGCCCTGCTGGCGGGCATCCCGCAGGTCTCCTGCCCCTTCCACAGGGAGCAGCTGATGTGGGCCGAGTACCTCGAGGAGATCGGCGTGGCCCCCGCGCCCATCCAGCTGCGCAACCTCACCACCGAGGGACTGACCGCTGCGATCCGCACGGCGACGACGGACCCCGCGATCGCGCGCGCGGTGGCGGAAATCGCCGAGAAAGTCCGCGGCGACGACGGCTGCGGTACCGCGGTGAACGTCCTCGAAAAGATCCACGCGAACCGCGGCCGACTGGTCTCCTGA
- a CDS encoding LLM class F420-dependent oxidoreductase, whose translation MQVSMQLQYDVDAVESARRVSALEAAGLDLVWVPEAYGYDAPSFMGYIAARTERVQIGSGIMPLFTRTPTLLAMTAAGVDALSQGRCHVGLGASGPGVIEGWHGVPFTDPLGRTRETVEIMRKVWRREGPLRHDGRAHRLPLPAPEGSGMGTAMRLLTPPVRDSVPVWVAALGPRNVRLTAEIAEGWLPMFFVPEWADGVWGEDLRAGLAKRDRSLGPLRISAGGLLAIGPRAHRVRERARRQLALFIGAMGAPGHNFYDALIRRYGFGREADAIQQLYTAGDRAAAEAAVPDRLLEATTLCGSEEYVKDRLAAYRAAGVTHVQVSPVPDDGQTEAGLVSRIKELCN comes from the coding sequence ATGCAGGTGTCCATGCAGCTCCAGTACGACGTCGACGCAGTGGAGTCGGCGCGGCGGGTGAGCGCACTCGAAGCGGCCGGCCTGGACCTGGTGTGGGTCCCTGAGGCCTACGGCTACGACGCGCCCAGTTTCATGGGCTACATCGCCGCCCGCACGGAACGGGTGCAGATCGGGTCGGGCATCATGCCGCTCTTCACCCGTACGCCGACCCTGCTCGCCATGACGGCGGCCGGGGTGGACGCCCTGTCCCAGGGCCGCTGCCACGTGGGGCTGGGTGCCTCCGGTCCCGGGGTGATCGAGGGCTGGCACGGAGTTCCCTTCACCGACCCGCTGGGCCGCACCCGGGAAACGGTGGAGATCATGCGGAAGGTGTGGCGCCGCGAAGGGCCGCTCCGGCACGACGGACGCGCGCACCGGCTGCCGCTGCCCGCCCCCGAGGGCAGCGGCATGGGTACGGCGATGAGGCTGCTGACGCCGCCCGTACGGGACTCGGTGCCCGTGTGGGTCGCGGCGCTCGGCCCCCGCAACGTCCGGTTGACCGCGGAGATCGCGGAGGGCTGGCTGCCCATGTTCTTCGTACCCGAATGGGCCGACGGCGTGTGGGGCGAGGACCTGCGCGCCGGGCTGGCGAAGCGCGATCGCTCGCTCGGCCCCCTGCGGATCTCAGCCGGCGGCCTGCTGGCCATCGGGCCCCGCGCGCACAGGGTCCGCGAGCGGGCACGCCGTCAGCTCGCCCTGTTCATCGGTGCTATGGGAGCACCCGGCCACAACTTCTACGACGCCCTGATCCGCAGGTACGGATTCGGCCGGGAGGCCGACGCGATCCAGCAGCTGTACACAGCGGGCGACCGCGCCGCCGCCGAGGCGGCCGTACCCGACCGCTTGCTGGAGGCGACCACGCTGTGCGGCTCGGAGGAATACGTCAAGGACCGGCTGGCGGCCTACCGGGCGGCCGGTGTGACCCATGTCCAGGTGTCGCCGGTACCCGACGACGGCCAGACCGAGGCCGGACTGGTGTCGCGGATCAAGGAACTCTGCAACTGA
- a CDS encoding class I adenylate-forming enzyme family protein, which translates to MLTASHWPADTSGPLASHTVGSLLREVAAARPDQVALVSVPEEGESRRWTYAELLGEAERIAAGISERVPLGGRVALWAPNVAEWPIVEYAAALASVTLVALNPALRARELVHALRTSASTMLLYAERSRSYDMAAVLESVRGELPLLEHAVPLSDWEGLYGSSPVPAEREDAASAVPAQIQFTSGTTGLPKAVLLSHQAVVNVSRFTFDVLGIREAAPVVSPLPMFHTAGCVISCLGPLWCGGPFILLERFDPHLLLKVLRDTPDAVLTSVPTVLTALVEAARREDVDTPAVGAVLTGGAPVRSRLIGEVEQLFATTVFNLYGQTELASVLTLTRPQDSKGEKSATVGRPLPHVECRITHPEYGHTQPLDAPGEICARGYQQMLGYFGDPEATAAKTDEDGWLYTGDLGSMDATGAVRIIGRLSDVIIRGGENIAAAEIEECLLREEAVQEAVVVGIPDEAWGEIVAAGLLPAPGRTVDVEKMRAACQEWLSPYKVPQLWYLLDELPTTPSGKVQKFRVKEFMTQTPPVLQP; encoded by the coding sequence GTGCTGACCGCATCGCACTGGCCCGCCGACACCAGCGGTCCCCTCGCGTCCCACACAGTGGGCTCGCTGCTCCGCGAGGTCGCCGCGGCCCGGCCGGACCAGGTTGCTCTCGTGTCCGTACCGGAGGAAGGGGAGTCGCGCCGCTGGACGTACGCGGAGCTGCTCGGCGAGGCCGAGCGGATCGCCGCCGGCATCAGCGAGCGCGTGCCCCTGGGCGGCCGGGTCGCCCTCTGGGCGCCGAACGTCGCCGAATGGCCCATCGTCGAATACGCCGCCGCACTGGCGAGCGTCACCCTCGTCGCGCTCAACCCGGCACTGCGCGCGCGCGAGTTGGTCCACGCGCTACGCACGTCCGCATCGACCATGCTGCTGTACGCCGAGCGCAGCCGTTCGTACGACATGGCGGCAGTCCTCGAGAGCGTCCGGGGCGAGCTCCCACTCCTGGAGCACGCGGTGCCGCTATCCGACTGGGAGGGGTTGTACGGCAGTTCGCCGGTGCCCGCCGAACGCGAGGACGCGGCTTCGGCCGTACCGGCACAGATCCAGTTCACGTCGGGGACCACCGGGCTGCCCAAGGCGGTACTGCTGTCCCACCAGGCCGTCGTCAACGTGTCCCGGTTCACCTTCGACGTGCTCGGGATCCGCGAAGCGGCTCCGGTCGTGTCCCCGCTGCCCATGTTCCACACGGCCGGGTGCGTCATCTCCTGTCTGGGGCCCCTGTGGTGCGGCGGCCCCTTCATCCTGTTGGAGCGGTTCGATCCGCACCTGCTCCTGAAGGTGCTGCGGGACACCCCCGATGCCGTCCTGACCAGTGTGCCCACCGTGCTGACGGCACTGGTCGAGGCCGCGCGCCGGGAGGACGTCGACACCCCCGCCGTCGGGGCGGTGCTCACCGGCGGGGCCCCGGTCCGCTCCCGGCTCATCGGCGAGGTGGAGCAGCTCTTCGCCACCACGGTCTTCAACCTCTACGGGCAGACCGAACTGGCATCGGTGCTGACCCTGACGCGGCCCCAGGACAGTAAAGGGGAGAAGTCCGCCACGGTCGGCCGGCCCCTGCCTCACGTCGAGTGCCGCATCACACACCCGGAGTACGGCCACACCCAGCCGCTCGACGCACCGGGCGAGATCTGCGCCCGCGGCTACCAGCAGATGCTGGGCTACTTCGGCGACCCCGAGGCCACCGCGGCCAAGACGGACGAGGACGGCTGGCTCTACACGGGCGACCTTGGTTCGATGGACGCTACGGGGGCGGTGCGGATCATTGGCCGGCTGAGCGACGTGATCATCCGCGGGGGCGAGAACATCGCGGCGGCGGAGATCGAGGAGTGCCTGCTGCGCGAGGAAGCCGTGCAGGAGGCAGTCGTGGTGGGCATCCCCGACGAGGCCTGGGGGGAGATCGTCGCCGCCGGACTGCTGCCGGCCCCCGGTCGGACCGTGGACGTGGAGAAGATGCGGGCTGCCTGCCAGGAATGGCTCTCCCCTTACAAGGTGCCCCAGCTCTGGTACCTGCTCGACGAACTACCCACCACACCCTCTGGCAAGGTGCAGAAGTTCCGGGTCAAGGAGTTCATGACCCAGACCCCGCCGGTCCTGCAGCCGTAA
- a CDS encoding BTAD domain-containing putative transcriptional regulator: MSIIEAATRSDHDQLLIDRVFRKGDFVETEPAVGGRTPHSLGGLVRNLRQQVGMSQRMLAEQSGLSMRTLREIEQDRVLRPRAVSLQRLAEVLNEPQLRTHAHIGGSLLTFSPDETSEFGIRLLGPFAALRGSVELDIGTPQQRHLLALLALNANQAVQRDEIVDVLWGEEPPYSFQQLVHTHVSRLRGFLDRHRSAALGAPSIIRRSEGYQLCIDQDQVDLLQFQELSAAAALARQHGDVPSEHRTLSRAVQMYTGELLEGFGERLRAHPSVADYYRMHLSATLRLADLAICAGQYDEAIPWLRQVQRGHPLHEGLHSRLMVALAASGQQVAALAVYTKLESTLRKEFGIEPSAELRAAHLSVLGQGASSWPPGPAARLTQRQVSASPSLLPRDPEDFVGRSEHHPVLSRLTKSRATSPLGLASVVSLYGPTAAGKSVLAIRTAHASRPHFPDGQLYVDLRGHTPEPLSAQAALSHFLQALSVAEKDVPRTLSGCVALYRSLLADRRTLIVLDNVTDEEHARPLLPGGFNSAVLLTSREPLAALEDARHFRIPSFTTEQARELLARITGQHRTAAEPAAADEIVELCEALPLAVRIVGLRLAMRPHWTLSHMAQRLRDEDHRLDALSQGALAVRPRLEGSFAALTPGDRRALHDLARAVDGGFSTAMAMAALNCSAQRADSLLERLTDQQVIEPTDARDGTYDFAPLIRLHAMEPQP; encoded by the coding sequence GTGTCGATCATTGAGGCCGCCACCCGGTCCGACCATGATCAACTTTTGATCGACCGTGTCTTCAGGAAGGGGGATTTCGTGGAGACAGAACCGGCCGTAGGTGGCCGCACCCCACATTCGCTGGGAGGGCTCGTACGCAATCTGCGACAGCAGGTGGGTATGAGTCAACGCATGCTGGCGGAGCAATCGGGCCTAAGCATGCGAACGTTACGCGAAATCGAGCAGGACCGGGTCCTCAGACCCCGCGCCGTGTCGCTCCAGCGCCTGGCCGAGGTCCTGAACGAACCGCAGCTGCGCACCCACGCCCACATCGGCGGATCACTCCTCACCTTCTCGCCCGACGAGACCTCGGAGTTCGGTATCCGGCTCCTCGGCCCCTTCGCCGCACTGCGCGGCTCCGTCGAGCTCGACATCGGCACCCCGCAGCAGCGGCACCTGCTGGCACTCCTCGCGCTCAACGCCAACCAAGCCGTCCAGCGCGACGAGATCGTCGACGTGCTCTGGGGCGAGGAGCCGCCGTACTCCTTCCAGCAGCTCGTACACACGCATGTCTCCCGCCTGCGAGGCTTCCTCGACCGCCACCGGTCCGCCGCACTGGGGGCGCCCTCGATCATCCGTCGCTCTGAGGGCTACCAGCTCTGCATCGACCAGGACCAGGTCGATCTGCTCCAGTTCCAGGAGCTGTCCGCGGCGGCCGCTCTGGCCCGGCAGCACGGTGACGTGCCGAGCGAGCATCGGACCCTCTCGCGCGCCGTGCAGATGTACACCGGCGAACTCCTCGAAGGCTTCGGCGAACGGCTGAGGGCCCACCCTTCCGTTGCCGACTACTACCGCATGCACCTCTCCGCCACCCTGCGCCTGGCCGATCTCGCCATCTGCGCCGGCCAGTACGACGAGGCCATCCCGTGGCTGCGCCAGGTCCAGCGGGGGCACCCGCTGCACGAGGGCCTGCACTCCCGCCTGATGGTCGCGCTCGCGGCATCCGGGCAGCAGGTCGCGGCCCTGGCCGTGTACACCAAGCTGGAGTCGACGCTCCGCAAGGAGTTCGGCATCGAGCCCAGCGCCGAACTCCGCGCGGCGCACCTGTCCGTACTGGGGCAGGGCGCATCGTCGTGGCCGCCCGGCCCGGCCGCACGCCTGACGCAACGCCAGGTGTCGGCGTCCCCCTCCCTCCTCCCGCGCGACCCGGAGGACTTCGTCGGCCGCAGTGAGCACCACCCCGTGCTCAGCCGGCTCACCAAGAGCCGTGCCACCTCGCCGCTCGGGCTCGCGTCCGTCGTCTCGCTGTACGGGCCGACCGCCGCGGGCAAGTCGGTGCTGGCGATCCGCACCGCCCACGCGAGCCGCCCGCACTTCCCCGACGGCCAGCTCTACGTGGACCTGCGTGGCCACACCCCGGAACCGCTCTCGGCTCAGGCTGCACTGTCCCACTTTCTCCAGGCGCTCAGCGTTGCAGAGAAGGACGTACCCAGGACGCTCTCCGGATGCGTGGCGCTCTACCGCAGCCTGCTCGCCGACCGGCGCACGCTGATCGTCCTCGACAACGTCACGGACGAGGAGCACGCACGCCCGCTGTTGCCAGGCGGCTTCAACAGTGCGGTCCTGCTGACCAGTCGGGAGCCGCTGGCGGCTCTGGAGGACGCCCGGCACTTCCGCATCCCCAGCTTCACCACGGAACAGGCTCGGGAGCTGCTGGCCAGGATCACCGGCCAGCACCGGACCGCCGCGGAGCCGGCCGCCGCGGACGAGATCGTCGAACTCTGCGAGGCCCTGCCGCTCGCCGTCCGGATCGTCGGCCTGCGCCTGGCCATGCGCCCGCACTGGACGCTGTCCCACATGGCGCAGCGACTGCGCGACGAGGATCACCGGCTCGACGCGCTCTCCCAGGGTGCCCTGGCCGTGCGTCCCCGTCTGGAAGGCAGCTTCGCGGCCCTCACACCAGGCGACCGGCGGGCCCTGCACGACCTCGCGCGTGCGGTGGACGGCGGCTTCTCCACCGCCATGGCCATGGCCGCGCTGAACTGTTCGGCCCAGCGGGCAGACAGCCTCCTGGAACGTCTCACCGACCAGCAGGTGATCGAGCCGACCGACGCCCGCGACGGCACGTACGACTTCGCCCCCCTGATCCGGCTGCACGCCATGGAACCGCAGCCCTGA